The segment AGGCATAGATCGGATGCATCACAAGCGAGCTTTGCACCGACATCGCCGAACGATAGCCGCTATCAACACGTTCGACTTCGCGCGCGACAAGGCCATAGGCGACATGGTTGACACCCGGTCCGCCGTATTCTTCTGGGATGGTCGGGCCAAGCAGGCCAAGTTCGCCCATCTCGGTCATGATTTCGCGGTGGAAAATCTCGTGCCGGTTGGCTTCGAGAACACGGGTCTGCAGGTTTTCCTGACAATAGGCGCGCGCCGCGTCACGGATCATGCGTTCTTCTTCGCTCAGCTGATCTTCAATCAGCAGCGGGTCTTCCCAGTGAAAAGGTGCGCGGCTTGCCATCGTCCTGATCCCTTATGAAATTTTTGAAACCAAAGCAGGGATGACACCATAGAAGGGCGAGACGGCATCATCCCTGAAAGCTTATCGCTTCTGGGCTAAAGCTAGGGATTGGCAGGCAAGCTTGCAAATGATAAATCGGATATAGTTTATGCGTAAAACTCATGAACTAGCGATAACAAGCCCAGATAAAGTGCAAATATCCTCATATTTCGAGCAATTAGATCATGAGCCGCCGCATCCCGAGCCTGAAAGCGCTGAGTTGTTTTGAGCAGACCGCCCGCTTTGGCAGCGCATCACGCGCGGCCGAGGAACTTTACCTGACACAAAGCGCGGTCAGCCGACAGATACAGGGGCTTGAAGACTGGCTGGGCTGCAAGCTGTTTGCCCGCCAGAAACAACGCCTCGTCCTGACATCAGAGGGCGAAAGCTATCTGCAGGCGATCCGCCCCGCACTGGATCAGCTTGAAACCGCGACCCTGACCTTCCTGTCGGGCGGAGCCGAGGGCGGGGTTCTGACCATTGCCGCCCCACCGACTTTCGGGTCACGCTGCCTGATCCCGCTGCTGCCCGATTTTCGCAGCACCCATCCCGACATTGTCATCAACTTCATTTCGCGGATCGGCATCCCCGATTTTGACCGTGAACAGATCGACATTGCGGTTCTGTTTGGCGATGGAAACTGGCCGGGGCTGGATGCGCATTTGCTGCATGGCGAGGAAATGGTGCCGATCTGTAGCCCGAAGCTGATTGAGAATCTGGATTATTCACCAAAACCAAATAATCTTCGTGATTATTCACTTTTACACATAGCCACCCGCCCGCGTGGATGGAGCGACTGGCTGACCGCAAGTGGCCTTACCGATATTGATGGGGAAAACGGTCCGAAGTTCGAACATTTCACGATGGCGATGCAGGCTGCCATTGCCGGCCTTGGCGTGGCCTTGCTGCCGACATTCGCCATTGAGGACGAACTGGCCAATGGACGGATTGTCGCACCGTTTGGTCCGCCGCGCGCAAGCCCGTTTCATTATTACGCCACCACCCCGACCGGCCGTGCTCGCAACCCGAAAATCCGGGCTTTCATGACCTGGCTTGATCAGCGCAAAAATCAGGAAGCATAAAAGAAGAAAAAGAGCGACTAGCTTGCCTTTTTGCCCTGAAGCGCGCGCAGCGCGTTCATACCGCGACGGCGCAGCAGATCGGCTTCTTCGGGGCCGTCGATGATTTCAAGAAGACGGACAATCGCCATCAGGTTGCGCTGCGCATTATCAAGTTCGTCAGCATCAAGCCGTCCCATGCCATCCACGCCGGCACGGCCAATCTGGTTCAGCTTTTTCTTGAGCTCGACCACCGCCTTGGTTGCCGAACTTTGGGCCGCCAGAACGTGGGAAATGCGCGCCGTTTCAGCAATCGCCTCGGCCGATTGTTCAGCGGCAAGAACCTTTTCCTCGTCAAAGGGCTGGGCGAAAATCGGGCGCACACCCTGACGGCCGGAACCCGGCCCCTGCTTGGTTTCAAGCAGCGGCAGGGCATCGATGATGCGATCCGGACTGGCGCCAAACATGGTATTGGCCATCGCCTTGGATACGCGACGACGCGTTTCCAGCAATTTCTCGCCCCAGCGGCCATCCTTGCGGATATTAAACTCGCGCGTGATCCGGGTGAATTCGGACGCATACCAGCGGGCAAGCGACAGGATGTGATGCTCGCCCTTGCCAGTGCCGATACCCTGTTCGATCTCGGTCACGGTTTCGGCCAGAAGATCAATGATCAGATCGCCGGTGGTCGCCAGATTGGTGCTGGAAATTGTTCTGTCGTCGGCCTTGCTCGATAGCACGCGGATCAGTTTGAAAAGCTCACTCGGACGCAGCAGACGCGCCAGAACCGCCAAAAGATAAACCGGTTCGTATCCCGGTTTTTCCTGCGAGATCTCAATAAACCGGTCGCGCAGCCAACTGATATCGGCCGTGCCCAGACTTCTGATCGGGGCCGATGGGAAACGTTTGCGCATCTGGGTGATTTCTTCGGCAACGTTCAGGATTTTGCCGATTTCCTCAAACGCACGAAGATGACTGCGCGAACCAAGCCGCGTTGCCAATGCACGTTCGGTTTTCACCCCATTAAGCGAATTCTCTATTTCCTGCGCAATACAGACCGACGCCAGTTTCCACATCCGGCGTTCAGCCTGTTCGAGCATATCCTGATCGCGCTTGGCAGCCGCCTTTTCGATATCGGCAATCGCCTTGGTCATTTCAGGACCACCGGACGTTTCGACCACCTTCCAGATCGGCATCAGTGATGAACGGCTGATGCGAATGCTTTTTTCCGCAGGTGGTGCCGACGTTAGCAAATCCTCAAACGGATCGCAGAACTGGCGCATCGGAGTTGGATATCGTTCCGGTTTTAACGATGCCAGACGCGGACGCAGAATTTGCAAAATCTGTTCATGGGGCAGCGGTAGCTTGGGGTCGGCACGGTCACTTTCGATCGCACGTGTAAAACGCGCGATTTCCGAACTGTTTAACGATTCAAACAGATCGCCAAGCTGGGAAACACCCATATTTGCGGCATTTTCAACCTTCACGCCGACTGCCTCCGGAACCGCTCCAGCCGGTCAACCATATCGGCGTCAATTTCACCACTGCCCAGTTTGCGCAACTCGGACGCCCAAAGCATCTGGTTAACACGTACATCGACCCAGAATTCATATTCAAGTTTCTCAAGCTCTTCGATTGGCAGGACCGGTGCGAAACTTGCGATTTCCTCGACAATCTCGCGCTGGCGTGCCCTGTCATGCCCGGGGCGTGACCGCCACAAATCAATCAGTTCCTGCCATCCGTCAAGTACCCACCACAACCGGCCTATATCCTTTTGCAGATCGTCCCTGGCTTTGGACCAGTCTTTGAGAACCTTGCCAAGTTCATTATTCCACAAATCGATTTTGCGCAGCACCCGCACCGCATGATCGTTGGTTGCGCTGGCGGCATTGATCACACGGGTCGCCATGAAACGGAAATCTGACTGTTCGGAAATCGACCATTCCTCAACATCACCGGCAAGTTTCTGCAAACCCAGCGCAAGAAGGCGAAGCGGCCCTTCACAACCTTCGATCCCAAGGCCGACCGGCGCGCTCAGGACGCTCCACTCGCCAAGGGTATCAATGATCGAATCGTTTTCCAGACCGGCTGACGCCGCAAAGCGGTTCAATGCCTTGCGTGCGCGTATCTGGCCTTCCATCGTCAGAAGGTCTTCGCGTTTCATGTCCTGAACGTCATTACCGCCAAGCTGGCGCAATGCCTGATACAGCAGGGTCAGTTGCCCGAGTTCGCGCGCGGCTTTTTCTTCCTTGTTGCCGGTAATCCCGGCACGCGCCAGCGCAACACCGCCAACACCGGTTACCGCCACCGCACGCGCATGTTCGCGCACAACTTCCGGGGTGAATTTTTCAAGCGTGATCAGGCGGTCAAACAGCATCCGGTCATGAACCGACAGGTCAAAAACCTCGCGCAGGGTTTCAAGCGGCATTTCATAGGTACCAAGCCCGCCCGAAAGCCCCGGCAGACTGACAAGCGTGCGACCGCTTTGGCCAATCAGCACACGGGCATAACGCAGGCTTTTGGTCGTGAAAGGTGTCCGCACACCACGGGTAACGAATGACGCGGGCAAACAGGACAGTGCATCCGGCTGACCTGCACGACCAGAAGACGACATGCTTGCGTTATTATTTGCTAATTGCTGTTTGGTCATTCTCGGCTTTGATCAACCCATCCCGACAAATTCTATTCGTTGGCCATCTGCGCTGTCAGGTTTACGCCACGA is part of the Thalassospira lucentensis genome and harbors:
- the gcvA gene encoding transcriptional regulator GcvA; translation: MSRRIPSLKALSCFEQTARFGSASRAAEELYLTQSAVSRQIQGLEDWLGCKLFARQKQRLVLTSEGESYLQAIRPALDQLETATLTFLSGGAEGGVLTIAAPPTFGSRCLIPLLPDFRSTHPDIVINFISRIGIPDFDREQIDIAVLFGDGNWPGLDAHLLHGEEMVPICSPKLIENLDYSPKPNNLRDYSLLHIATRPRGWSDWLTASGLTDIDGENGPKFEHFTMAMQAAIAGLGVALLPTFAIEDELANGRIVAPFGPPRASPFHYYATTPTGRARNPKIRAFMTWLDQRKNQEA